In Phocoena phocoena chromosome 3, mPhoPho1.1, whole genome shotgun sequence, the DNA window TGTCCCATTCACAAACCTATACAAATCATCGATACAAGCCTATTAAAAATACCTTAGCACACCAGACAGTTTTTCAAAACCAGAACATTTATTGCGTGACTAATAATTGAAATCCTTAAGATGAACTGGATGCTGCAACAGCTGCCCTCTTGGGTTTGGGTGTTGTTCCTTCACGGAATCCATGCCTGCACCGTTAAAAACAAGAACAGTTACTTCAGCAATGCCAAtgcatacattttaatttttgctataaCAGATTTTTATGAGCTTATCTCAGTTAAATCTGAAATCAATATTGAATTCATATgttcagacatttatttttacaacATCACTGATAAGCTGCAGTATTTACTTCCTTCTGCTTCAAGGTAGCCATTTCAGGAATACAGATaactttaattgaaaaaaaaaagaaaaaagggcaacATATTTGGTTGTACTGATCACTGGGCCAGTATTTCCCCACCACGTAAGGCTCCTAAGGCATTTGTGAAAACGAGTTCTTAAATTACGGGCCAGAGACCCTACTTTCCTTTAGCCAAGGAAAAACAATGTGTTTAATGGCAGACATTCTCTCAACTGCTTGACTACTCTGTAACGTAAACTCATTTAATACTAACACCTACTTGAAGTGTACCGTTATCCCTCTTTTGAGGGACAGACAGGTTAAAGTTGGCTTCAATTCATGCTCTTAACTCTTACATTGAACTAGCAGACCACTGAATCCTAAGCCTATACTACTGTATAATAGTCTTACACGTTAGGAAGCGCAAAGCGCAAAGAAAGGTCACTTTAGCAAATGAACACAAGCACATCTAAGGGTGTTGTGTTTACAAACCCCCAAACCGTCttcaggttttttaaaatgtgaaaacctGGAATTCAGCAGTAGGTCAGAAATTCTGCTAATATCCTACACTGCACAGGACAACCGCCCTCCCCAACAAAGAAATCACCTCAGCTGAGTGCTTACGTGGGTTAACCCCTCAAAAGCTACCACTAAAATGCAGTTTCTGTTTAGTCTAGATGGGGGCTGAAATTAAAACTCTAAGGCCTGTCTTTAAGTAAGAGGAGACTATAAAATTTCTTTCTACACAAACGCAATAGCAACTGACAGTTTTCTATAGCACACGTGCCTAAAGCCACAAAACCCCAAAGTCTCCTTTATGCACGATCATCTTGACAAATTTTGGTAGGAAAGTGAAATGTAGGTATGCTAACGAATGTCATCACATTTTCTGGAGTCTAGCTCCGACTAAGCCCCAGCATGTATAGCTCATACTACTGTTTACTGAAAGATTCACAAGATCTAAACTAACTGATCTGAAGCTTATGGTGGCAGAAGAAAGAAGTCCCTTGCTAACACCTCATCCCACCAACCAGGGCAGTTGAGAGGATAGTTATGCAAGCTCACAGAACCAACTACAACTGAAACATAAAAACTGTACCTGAATCTGCGGTATACAATTTTTAGGTGCCTCATTCGACCAGTCCCGGTGGTATTTCGTCTTTTAGCTTTAGCACTCCAGTTATCTAAAACACACATTCAGGTGAAGGTTGTAAACGGTTTTCCCCACACACCTTGTAAGCTCTGTCGGTCAATATACTTCAAAATGCCTGCCTTGGGTTTTAACCCCACTTCATCGCTATACAGATGTCCCATTCTGCTAGGGGCCACCAAATGCTCAGTCATGCCCCACTGAGGTACGTAACAAACACGGGAGAATTCTCAACGCCATGATACACTCTATCAGAGTTTAGTAAACATGCACTTACACTTCCTCTTCCGCTTGGCAGGGTAGCCACATTTACCACAGGTCGACTTCTGAAGGTGGTAGGCCTTAGAGCCACAGCGGCGGCACAACGTGTGCGTCTTATTTCGACGCTTTCCAAACGAGGACGTTCCCTTCGTCTACAAGTTAAGGGGACAGACGATTCTTCAATCTAGCAATTTCTACACACGTTCTTACGTTTTCAGTTAAACTATTGATAAGATTTCATGACAACCACAAGGTCTCAAACTGTGGGAgtctgacttttctttttgtttaaaatgtggtgtatttattttatttacgtTTTCAAATCGACTGCAATGTATTAATAATTCAAATGCTATAAACATAGCAGAGTCTGACTTCCCTTAAATGCTAAATCAGAAACCTCTATCGGAACTTCACGTCATCTAATGCCCCCTGCAAGAGCTGCTGTGTTTTGAAATCCGCtacattatcttaaaaaaaagatataatgcaAAAGACGAGATAACGTGGTTTTCCTACCACCCCTACTCCAAAATCTAAGAGCTCCTGCCCAGAGACCACCGCCAACGATTCCTTGGCGTACAGAGCCACTCTCAAACTATGCTTCTTCTGTCTTTTCCCATAGGCGGACAGGGCTGTGAGGGCTCCCCAAAGGTCAGACAGAAGCAAGGTGCCTAGAGCAGCTGCAGCTCCACGACTGCAGGCCCCGCACTCCCAGACAAGTAGGggccattcttctgcctctcGAGGGCCACCGCATGTCCCTTTCCTGCCCACCGGCTCCCCTTATCGGAAACCTTGCCGGGCCCCCACGGATAGCAAGGAACACGGCGCAGGGCGCTAGGATGGAAGCCGATTCCAACAGCCCTTGCAAACAACTCACCATCTCGCTTCTGCCGCCGAGACCAAAGGGAGCAAAATCGCAGGCACTTCCGCTATATCGCGCTCAGAAGCTTCCGCCCAGGAAAGTACTTCCGGCGGGACGCGGTGCACCGCTCTCAAGCGTCCGTTGCTGCAGCGTGGGTGGAGTCGAGAGGAGGATCCCGAGCCAGGCGGGACCAATAGAAGGTTCAGAGGGGCGGGGCTCACAGTTTTCTGGGTCCGGGGTGGGCGTCTGTGTAGGGTTCGGATTGGGACTGGGGTTCTTCGCCCGCTTTTTCCGCAGTCCCGCCGGAAGCTTTCGGCTGAAGCTGATCATCGCTGAGAGGTCGCTAGGAGGACGGAGCTGGGCTCAGAACatgaagagaaaggcaaataatgtTTTTTCTAACTATAGTACTTTAGAGGCAAAGGATTTGATCCCCAATCTTGTTATGCCAAGGAATCAGACGTGGAACTTGTTAAATAGTTTCCTAAACTCTAACGTGAGGAAATCTGGTTCAGCATCTTTGGATGGGGCTTGGGACATCTGTACTTCATTCAAAACACTatagtgttgggcttccctggtggcgcagtggttgagagtccgcctgtcggtgcaaggaacatgggttcgtgccccggtccaggaagatcccacaagctgagatCATTTCTATCCAAATGCCAGGTTTAGGTCGGCAGGAATGACTTCTGAAACAGATGATCTTGTTACagagtccaagctcactctgctcgcCGCACGGCAGGCCAATAAACTGAGAGAGGAGGTGTTGAGGCAAAGATatacgactttatttggaaagccggcGGACTGAAAAGATGGCGGACTAGGGTCCCCAAATAAACCATCTTAgcggggtctggatgccagtttctttcatagaatcagagagggaagtaaagtaaaaaggcagaaTAGAGAGGGAGATGCggggaggaagtaaagtaaaaaggataAACATCTTCTGGAGTGACCAGCCTCCGGGAGGGGAtggttaatttcttctttcttgcagccattcacaggtgggtagggttccctgaggcagtccattatgtatgattataataacaaaagctacGAAAAGCAAAtgctaaagtcaaagaaacagatccaacatggagtcaaaaTTGGGTCTTCCCTGTTGCAATCTCTACTGTTACTTACGGTGTTTTGCCTTTTGACAGAGTGATAGAGACTTCATAAATCTTGCATCTGTTATTCTGATATAGTTCAGGTCTCTTGACTTGACCTGCCTTCTTTTCCTACAATAGATGAAATTAGTGctgacttttctctttaaaaaaaaaatcacataatttaAACTCCTAGCTGCAAACAAAATTTTTACACCTGTTTCACTGTATTTGATGTGAgggatatattttctttttttgttttttatttttattttttattttttgcggtacgcgggcctcgtaccgttgtggcctctcccgttgcggagcacaggctccagacgcctaggctcagcggccatggctcacgggcccagccgctccgcggcatgtgggatattcctggaccggtgcacgaacccgtgtcccctgcattggcaggcggactctcaaccactgcaccaccagggaagcccagagggatGTATTTTCAAATCTTCATCTCCTGGCCACCCTTCCCCCAGCTCACTTCTGAAACCGtgtaactcagattgggactcgaaccagccaaaacccagattgggtgttttttgttttttttttttgcagtacgtgggcctctcactgttgtggcctctctcgttgcggagtccaggctccggacgcacaggctcagcggccatggctcacgggcatagctgctccgcggcatgtgggatcttcccggaccggggcacgaacctgtgtcccctgcatcggcaggcggactctcaaccactgcgccaccagggaagcccccagattggGTGTTTTAAccgagatcacacacctggtctcaggatttAGACCCACGGTCttttcttgatgtctcatcacagaaagaatccagtgagagacaaagtgataggtaagaagttgatttatttagagagaaacacactccacagagtgtgagCCAtatcagaaggtgagaaaggcaccagggtatggggttgtcaggttttttaggggtgggtaatttcataggctaatgagtaggaggagtattccagctatttgcGGGAAGGGGTGGGGACTTCTAGGAATTGGGCctactgtttttttaataaatgtatgtatttatttttggctgctttggtggttgccgtgtgcgggctttctctagttgcggcgagcgggggctactcttcgttgcggtgcgcgggctactcactgcggtggcttctcttgtggagcacaggccctaggtgcgcgggcttcagtagttgcagcacacgcgctcagtagttgtggctcacaggttctagagcgcaggctcagtagttgtggcgcacggggttagttgctctgcggcatgtgaatcttcccggaccaggactcagacctgtgtcttctgcattggcaggcagattcttaaccactgtgccaccagggaagctcaggcctactttttgacctttatggtTGGCCTTATAACTGTCATGGCGCctatgggtgtgtcatttagcttgcagTTGTGTTACAATGAGCTTATACTGAGACTCAAAGTCTAGTGGAATTAGACTAGTCtaccatcttggacctattt includes these proteins:
- the RPL37 gene encoding large ribosomal subunit protein eL37, producing the protein MTKGTSSFGKRRNKTHTLCRRCGSKAYHLQKSTCGKCGYPAKRKRKYNWSAKAKRRNTTGTGRMRHLKIVYRRFRHGFREGTTPKPKRAAVAASSSS